The Bacteroidota bacterium genome window below encodes:
- a CDS encoding glycosyltransferase, producing MLSIILPSYNCSKNLLAELPGFIKYLATIKTDYEIIIVDDGSADADISKSIAEKHNCIFLKNEKNLGKGAAVRKGILNSKGEFLIFTDADIPFQFDSFQKFLYYLDFKEFDMVVGDRTLPESSYFTEISKTRKIGSDIFSFIVGRFITGGWFDTQCGMKGFRRNVAFDIFSVNKINGFAFDVELLYIALKRNFDIKRLPVNLRCNESSSVKVLKHGFLMVIDVFRIIYYFYSGKYKK from the coding sequence ATGCTAAGTATAATTTTACCATCATATAATTGCTCAAAAAATTTATTAGCTGAACTGCCCGGATTTATAAAATATTTAGCAACTATTAAAACAGATTATGAAATAATAATTGTTGACGATGGTTCGGCAGATGCTGACATAAGTAAAAGTATTGCCGAAAAGCACAATTGCATTTTTCTAAAAAATGAAAAAAATCTAGGCAAAGGAGCAGCCGTTCGTAAGGGAATTTTAAATTCAAAAGGCGAATTCCTTATTTTTACCGATGCCGATATTCCATTTCAATTCGACTCGTTTCAGAAGTTTTTATACTATCTCGATTTTAAAGAATTTGATATGGTTGTTGGAGATAGAACCCTGCCCGAATCGAGCTATTTTACAGAAATAAGCAAAACCCGAAAAATCGGTAGCGATATTTTTTCATTCATCGTTGGACGATTCATTACAGGTGGCTGGTTCGATACTCAATGCGGAATGAAAGGATTTAGACGAAATGTTGCCTTTGATATTTTTTCAGTGAATAAAATCAATGGTTTTGCTTTCGATGTTGAATTACTTTATATTGCTTTGAAAAGAAATTTCGATATAAAAAGGTTGCCGGTAAACTTACGTTGCAATGAATCTTCGAGTGTTAAAGTCCTGAAACATGGATTTTTAATGGTGATTGACGTATTCAGAATTATTTATTATTTTTATTCCGGAAAGTACAAAAAATGA
- a CDS encoding TIGR02646 family protein, which translates to MRHIVKDSELLSLSNWKRQNPNSNWNTFSGTEIYQELRKTLIDEQNQMCCYCEIAVTNNGNSCHVEHIKDRHNFPIETFNYGNLLASCQHTDSCGHKKETNYFINFISPLQENCQNRFIYARNGRIMPFDENENDAQDTINVLDLNCKRLVDRRKGIIKTLENTDNEYISLSLENCIEWFNGFYTVIEYMNN; encoded by the coding sequence ATGAGGCATATTGTAAAAGACTCTGAATTATTATCTTTGAGTAACTGGAAAAGACAAAATCCCAACTCTAATTGGAATACTTTTTCTGGAACAGAAATTTATCAGGAATTAAGAAAAACTCTAATTGATGAACAAAATCAAATGTGTTGTTATTGTGAGATAGCAGTTACAAATAATGGTAATAGTTGTCATGTTGAACATATAAAAGACAGGCACAATTTTCCTATAGAGACATTTAATTACGGCAATTTATTGGCTTCTTGTCAGCATACTGATTCTTGTGGGCATAAAAAAGAAACAAATTATTTTATCAATTTTATATCCCCTTTGCAAGAGAATTGTCAAAATCGTTTTATTTATGCACGAAACGGAAGAATAATGCCTTTTGATGAAAATGAAAATGATGCACAGGATACTATTAATGTATTGGATTTAAATTGTAAGAGACTCGTGGATCGAAGAAAAGGAATTATTAAAACTTTAGAAAATACAGATAATGAATATATTTCTTTGTCATTAGAGAACTGTATTGAATGGTTTAATGGATTTTACACAGTAATTGAGTATATGAATAATTAA
- a CDS encoding AAA family ATPase, giving the protein MKIQKIIITNYRSIKNMDFELDSSLNVFIGVNGSGKTTILDALIVSLSWLINRIQRENVSGKHISENDIRNDASFSFFETLVKENNLLYNWKLIKVQKGETIKEKSELSQVSKLAEYYRDKLKRDNSLPVIAYYPVNRVVKDISPEISNKENFYLLDVYDNAIGGKANFQSFFEWFRMQDDILNEKLGSRTKWMVNNRKWLKRRTENILSYIEKITSEYDEYKYITKRFKREELIFEEPRYLFNELIDLLHSIEFKFQKEHRLDKILHDIEYLLHKMNSLSDLRRDNLIEFEKFPRQIIERIFEQIKTLFYETDLKNEQKNLILFIWEALQFSVLISLWWMSDKGKRDIENLFKEYNPTLAKNKNEWDSLTKIFLKDIEQIIKSDAARQNVATKNEGREIHIVTKTIENFIQEYSNLRIKRIPRPHMLVDKNGETFNLEQLSDGEKNLIALIGDIARRLSIANPFSKEPLLGDGIILIDEVDLHLHPAWQRLIIPRLTKLFPNCQFFITTHSPLVISHVNPDNIFLLQNEDNIMTYKKPEESFGMSVDRVVELIMDQDARPSETKKNLNNLFELIERNKIDDAKKVLKELKKYLKSDSDILRAEMLIRKKEIVI; this is encoded by the coding sequence ATGAAAATACAGAAAATTATAATCACCAATTATAGAAGCATAAAAAACATGGATTTTGAATTAGATTCATCACTAAATGTTTTTATTGGTGTTAATGGTTCTGGAAAAACAACAATTCTTGACGCTTTAATAGTTTCTCTTTCATGGTTAATCAATAGAATTCAAAGAGAAAATGTTTCAGGGAAGCACATTTCAGAAAATGATATTAGAAATGATGCATCATTCTCTTTTTTTGAAACCTTGGTAAAAGAAAACAATCTACTATATAATTGGAAATTAATAAAAGTTCAAAAAGGAGAAACAATAAAAGAGAAATCTGAATTATCGCAAGTTTCGAAATTAGCTGAATATTATAGAGATAAATTAAAAAGAGATAATTCTTTACCCGTTATTGCTTATTATCCAGTCAATAGAGTTGTAAAAGATATTTCACCAGAAATTTCCAATAAAGAAAACTTTTATTTATTAGACGTTTATGACAATGCTATTGGTGGAAAAGCCAACTTTCAATCATTTTTTGAATGGTTCAGAATGCAAGATGACATTTTAAATGAAAAATTGGGTTCAAGAACTAAGTGGATGGTAAATAATAGAAAATGGTTAAAAAGAAGAACAGAAAATATTCTTTCGTATATTGAAAAAATCACATCAGAATATGATGAATACAAATATATAACAAAACGTTTTAAAAGGGAGGAATTAATTTTTGAAGAACCACGATACCTGTTCAACGAATTAATTGATTTACTTCATTCGATAGAATTTAAATTTCAAAAAGAGCATCGTTTAGATAAAATTCTACATGATATTGAATATCTTTTACATAAAATGAATTCTTTATCAGATTTAAGAAGGGATAATTTAATTGAATTTGAAAAGTTTCCACGTCAAATTATCGAAAGGATTTTTGAACAAATAAAAACCTTGTTTTATGAAACGGATTTAAAAAATGAACAAAAAAATTTAATTTTGTTTATTTGGGAGGCGCTTCAATTTTCTGTTTTAATAAGCCTATGGTGGATGAGTGATAAAGGGAAAAGAGATATTGAAAACCTATTTAAAGAATACAACCCAACATTGGCGAAAAACAAAAATGAATGGGATAGCTTGACAAAAATATTTTTAAAAGACATTGAACAAATTATAAAAAGTGATGCTGCTCGACAAAATGTTGCAACTAAAAATGAAGGAAGGGAAATCCACATTGTTACAAAAACAATTGAAAATTTCATTCAGGAATATTCAAATTTAAGAATAAAAAGAATTCCAAGACCACACATGCTTGTTGACAAAAATGGTGAAACATTTAATTTAGAGCAACTTTCCGATGGAGAAAAAAATCTAATTGCCTTGATTGGGGACATTGCCCGCAGGTTATCTATTGCAAATCCATTTAGCAAAGAACCTCTACTGGGAGATGGGATTATCCTAATTGACGAAGTTGATTTGCATCTTCACCCTGCTTGGCAAAGATTAATCATTCCGAGACTAACCAAATTATTTCCCAATTGTCAATTTTTTATTACTACACATTCACCATTAGTTATAAGTCATGTCAATCCTGACAACATATTTTTGCTCCAAAATGAGGACAATATTATGACATATAAAAAACCAGAAGAATCTTTTGGAATGTCAGTTGACAGAGTTGTTGAATTAATTATGGACCAAGATGCCAGACCCTCGGAAACAAAAAAGAATCTAAATAATCTATTTGAACTTATTGAAAGAAATAAAATTGATGATGCGAAAAAAGTACTGAAAGAATTAAAAAAATACTTAAAAAGCGATTCTGATATTTTAAGAGCTGAAATGTTAATAAGAAAAAAAGAGATAGTAATATGA
- a CDS encoding DoxX family protein: MIKIIPHVLRTVVGLVFLYSAYAKLFPIEYFELFVFENGIPNWHFATVFARLIISTEFFIGLILIINIFSKQILRLNLILLAAFTFVLIYFAIFSAEMTNCNCFGEYLKLSPIESIFKNFILIGATIFLIFYNTEWNFKFQKLISIVVFIATFSVPTILTPPDFVYPQKMQVLENRTLNTEYFQDFKNNPDNLKIDNSKALVCFYSLKCKFCKMAAKKISIIDNNLENDLPIFYIFYGKEENIESFWTESESKKYPYTFIPMIDFFSQSGKQLPAIYYVEDGKMIGKVGYRGIDQNDVIEFFGD, translated from the coding sequence ATGATAAAAATAATACCCCATGTTCTTAGGACTGTTGTAGGTTTAGTTTTCCTATATTCTGCTTATGCAAAACTTTTCCCAATTGAATATTTTGAATTATTTGTTTTTGAAAATGGAATTCCTAATTGGCATTTTGCAACAGTTTTTGCCAGACTAATAATTTCTACCGAATTTTTTATTGGATTAATTTTAATAATAAATATCTTTTCTAAACAAATTCTCCGGCTAAACTTAATACTACTGGCAGCTTTTACTTTTGTATTAATCTATTTTGCTATTTTTTCTGCAGAAATGACAAACTGTAATTGCTTTGGCGAATACTTAAAGCTTTCACCTATTGAATCAATATTTAAGAATTTTATCCTTATTGGGGCTACAATTTTCCTTATTTTTTATAACACAGAATGGAATTTCAAATTTCAAAAGTTGATTTCTATAGTAGTTTTTATTGCTACGTTTTCTGTGCCAACTATTCTTACGCCGCCCGATTTTGTTTATCCTCAGAAAATGCAAGTGCTTGAAAACAGAACTCTTAACACTGAATATTTCCAGGATTTCAAAAACAATCCCGACAATTTGAAAATTGACAATAGCAAAGCTTTAGTATGTTTTTATAGTCTGAAGTGTAAATTCTGCAAAATGGCAGCAAAAAAAATATCAATAATCGACAACAATTTAGAAAACGATCTTCCGATATTCTATATTTTTTATGGGAAAGAAGAAAATATTGAATCGTTTTGGACCGAAAGCGAATCGAAAAAATACCCTTATACATTTATCCCTATGATTGATTTTTTTAGCCAAAGCGGAAAACAATTGCCTGCAATATATTATGTAGAAGATGGGAAAATGATAGGCAAAGTTGGTTATAGGGGAATTGACCAGAATGATGTTATTGAATTTTTTGGCGATTAA
- the mtaB gene encoding tRNA (N(6)-L-threonylcarbamoyladenosine(37)-C(2))-methylthiotransferase MtaB, giving the protein MENKQKVAFYTLGCKLNFSETSTISRLFNSEIYDSVSFDSQADIVVINTCTVTATADKKCRQIIRKAIKTSPYGIIVVIGCYAQLKPNQIAKIEGVDIILGTNEKLNIIEYLQKYEKQQSANIHSCETNEISEIFPAYSIADRTRSFLKIQDGCNYECSYCTIPMARGKSRNVSIDKIIEQVRNIAMADVKEIVLTGVNIGDFGYSSNETFLELIKKLDDISGIERYRISSIEPNLLTDEIIEFVGKSKKFVPHFHIPLQSGSDSILKLMSRRYNTQLFSKRVEKINNTIENVCIGVDVIVGFPSEEEAEFLETFNYLRDLNISYLHVFSYSERENTKSVDLPGKVSKADIQRRSKALHNLSATKKLNFYNKNLGTKKLVLFENHTLNKKLFGFTENYVKLEIDFDEKYKNQLINFELQNINKNGNVEGKIIEN; this is encoded by the coding sequence ATGGAAAACAAACAAAAAGTTGCTTTTTATACACTTGGCTGTAAGCTGAATTTTTCGGAAACTTCAACAATTTCAAGACTGTTCAATAGTGAAATATATGATAGTGTTTCGTTTGATTCTCAGGCAGATATTGTAGTAATAAACACTTGCACTGTTACAGCTACTGCCGACAAAAAATGTCGCCAAATAATTAGAAAAGCTATTAAAACTTCACCTTATGGAATCATAGTTGTAATTGGTTGTTATGCCCAGCTAAAACCTAATCAAATTGCAAAAATCGAAGGTGTTGATATTATTTTAGGCACAAACGAAAAATTGAATATTATAGAATATCTTCAGAAATATGAAAAACAGCAATCGGCAAATATTCATTCGTGCGAAACAAATGAAATAAGCGAAATTTTTCCGGCTTATTCTATTGCCGACAGAACACGTTCGTTTTTGAAAATCCAGGATGGTTGCAATTATGAATGTTCGTATTGTACTATTCCGATGGCAAGGGGAAAAAGTAGGAATGTTTCTATTGATAAAATTATAGAACAAGTTCGGAATATTGCTATGGCAGACGTAAAAGAAATAGTTTTGACCGGAGTAAATATTGGAGATTTTGGGTATAGCTCTAATGAGACTTTTTTGGAACTTATTAAAAAACTCGACGATATTTCAGGAATAGAACGGTACAGAATTTCTTCTATAGAGCCAAATTTATTGACTGATGAAATCATTGAATTTGTTGGAAAATCGAAAAAGTTTGTGCCACATTTTCATATTCCGCTACAGTCGGGCTCCGATAGCATTTTGAAACTTATGAGCCGGCGATATAATACTCAGCTTTTTTCAAAGCGGGTTGAAAAAATTAATAATACGATTGAAAATGTATGTATTGGTGTTGATGTTATTGTAGGATTTCCTTCGGAAGAGGAAGCGGAATTTTTGGAAACTTTCAACTATCTGCGAGATTTGAATATTTCTTATTTGCATGTTTTTTCATATTCCGAAAGAGAAAATACTAAGTCTGTAGATTTGCCCGGAAAAGTATCAAAGGCTGATATCCAGAGGCGTAGTAAAGCATTGCATAATCTTTCTGCAACCAAAAAACTTAACTTTTATAATAAAAACCTCGGGACTAAAAAACTTGTATTATTTGAAAATCATACCTTAAACAAAAAGCTATTTGGTTTTACTGAAAATTATGTAAAGCTGGAAATAGATTTTGACGAAAAATACAAAAACCAGCTCATTAATTTTGAGCTTCAGAACATTAATAAAAACGGAAATGTAGAAGGGAAAATTATTGAAAATTAG
- a CDS encoding MBL fold metallo-hydrolase, whose product MINIKTFVFNGFQENTFVLFDETKECIIIDAGCYDNSEKENLVSFIENNNLKPVKLVNTHGHIDHLLGVNFLRGKYNIPFEAHKLDEPIVCSTNEYAELFGFSFNDAPTIDNYLNEIDEIKFGNSSLEIFHVPGHSPGSLAFYSKSQEFVIVGDVLFNGSIGRTDLPGGDYDTLIHSIKTKLLNLPENVEVLSGHGNNTSIAYEKKTNPFLI is encoded by the coding sequence ATGATAAATATAAAAACCTTCGTTTTTAATGGGTTTCAAGAAAATACTTTTGTGCTTTTCGATGAAACTAAAGAGTGCATAATTATTGATGCCGGCTGTTATGACAATTCGGAAAAAGAAAACTTAGTTTCCTTTATTGAAAATAACAATTTGAAACCTGTGAAATTGGTGAATACTCATGGGCACATCGACCATTTGCTCGGAGTGAATTTTTTGAGGGGAAAATACAATATCCCTTTTGAAGCTCACAAACTGGACGAACCAATTGTTTGCAGTACCAATGAATATGCAGAACTTTTTGGATTCAGTTTTAACGATGCTCCCACAATTGATAATTACTTGAACGAGATTGACGAAATTAAATTTGGCAATTCATCTCTTGAAATATTTCATGTTCCCGGGCATTCTCCCGGCAGCCTTGCTTTTTATTCAAAAAGTCAGGAATTTGTGATTGTAGGCGATGTGCTTTTCAATGGAAGTATTGGCAGAACCGATTTGCCTGGTGGAGACTACGATACGCTCATTCACAGCATAAAAACTAAGCTTTTGAATCTCCCCGAAAATGTTGAGGTTTTATCGGGACATGGCAACAATACTTCTATAGCTTACGAAAAAAAGACCAATCCTTTTTTGATTTAA